Proteins from a single region of Streptomyces spinoverrucosus:
- the rplL gene encoding 50S ribosomal protein L7/L12, with amino-acid sequence MVALTQEELLAEFEGMTLIQLSEFVKAFEEKFDVTAAAAAVAVAAPGAPGAAAPQEEEKDEFDVILTGAGDKKIQVIKVVRELTSLGLKEAKDLVDGAPKPVLEKVAKDAADKAKEALEGAGASVEVK; translated from the coding sequence ATCGTGGCTCTCACCCAGGAAGAACTGCTCGCCGAGTTCGAGGGCATGACCCTCATCCAGCTCTCCGAGTTCGTGAAGGCGTTCGAGGAGAAGTTCGACGTCACCGCTGCCGCCGCCGCGGTCGCCGTCGCCGCTCCGGGTGCCCCGGGCGCCGCGGCCCCGCAGGAGGAGGAGAAGGACGAGTTCGACGTCATCCTCACCGGCGCCGGCGACAAGAAGATCCAGGTCATCAAGGTCGTGCGTGAGCTGACCTCCCTCGGCCTGAAGGAGGCCAAGGACCTGGTGGACGGCGCCCCGAAGCCCGTCCTCGAGAAGGTTGCCAAGGACGCCGCGGACAAGGCCAAGGAGGCCCTCGAGGGCGCCGGTGCCTCCGTCGAGGTCAAGTAA
- a CDS encoding peptidoglycan-binding protein produces the protein MSNPLTPDALVSALRAEGVAVVEHAGWRTNNRNHKGAWGPVNGVMIHHTVTTGTTATVNLCFKGHSDLPGPLCHAVIAKDGTVHLVGHGRANHAGAGDPDVLAAVAAERAGLPAPNQRTTDGNARFYGFECVNLGDGRDPWPQAQLDAIVRASAALCRAHGWSAASVIGHKEWTSAKIDPRGFTMASLRDRIADRLDSKPTTPRYQPFPGTAWFRKSPKSPIVTAMGKRLVAVGCSAYASGPGPQWTEADRRSYAKWQRRLGYTGADADGWPGEKSWTALKVPYSS, from the coding sequence ATGTCCAACCCCCTCACCCCCGACGCCCTCGTGTCCGCCCTGCGGGCCGAGGGCGTCGCCGTCGTCGAACACGCCGGCTGGCGCACCAACAACCGCAACCACAAGGGCGCTTGGGGCCCGGTGAACGGCGTGATGATCCACCACACCGTCACGACCGGCACCACCGCCACCGTCAACCTCTGTTTCAAGGGCCACTCCGACCTGCCCGGCCCGCTCTGCCACGCCGTCATCGCCAAGGACGGCACCGTCCACCTGGTCGGCCACGGCCGCGCCAACCACGCGGGCGCCGGCGACCCGGACGTCCTCGCCGCCGTCGCCGCCGAACGTGCCGGGCTGCCCGCCCCCAACCAGCGCACCACCGACGGCAACGCCCGCTTCTACGGCTTCGAGTGCGTCAACCTCGGTGACGGCAGGGACCCTTGGCCGCAGGCCCAGCTCGACGCCATCGTCCGGGCGTCCGCCGCACTGTGCCGGGCGCACGGCTGGAGCGCGGCCTCGGTCATCGGGCACAAGGAGTGGACCAGCGCCAAGATCGACCCGCGCGGGTTCACCATGGCCTCGCTGCGGGACCGTATCGCCGACCGGCTCGACAGCAAACCCACAACCCCCCGCTACCAGCCCTTCCCCGGCACGGCCTGGTTCAGAAAGAGCCCGAAGTCGCCCATCGTCACCGCCATGGGCAAGCGCCTGGTCGCCGTCGGCTGCTCCGCCTACGCCTCCGGCCCCGGCCCCCAGTGGACCGAGGCCGACCGCCGCAGCTACGCCAAGTGGCAGCGCAGGCTCGGCTACACCGGCGCCGACGCCGACGGCTGGCCGGGCGAGAAGTCCTGGACGGCGCTGAAGGTGCCGTACAGCTCCTGA
- the rplJ gene encoding 50S ribosomal protein L10: MARPDKAAAVAELTDKFRSSNAAVLTEYRGLTVAQLKTLRRSLGENAQYAVVKNTLTKIAANEAGITLDDQLFAGPTAVAFVTGDPVESAKGLRDFAKDNPNLVIKGGVLDGKALSADEIKKLADLESREVLLAKLAGALKGKQTQAAQVFQALPSKLVRTVDALRAKQAEQGGAE, encoded by the coding sequence ATGGCGAGGCCCGACAAGGCTGCCGCGGTTGCCGAGCTGACGGACAAGTTCCGCAGCTCCAACGCCGCCGTGCTGACCGAGTACCGCGGTCTCACCGTGGCGCAGCTCAAGACGCTGCGTCGTTCGCTCGGTGAGAACGCCCAGTACGCCGTGGTGAAGAACACGCTGACCAAGATTGCGGCCAACGAGGCCGGGATCACGCTGGACGACCAGCTCTTCGCTGGTCCGACGGCCGTCGCCTTCGTCACCGGTGACCCGGTGGAGTCGGCGAAGGGTCTTCGTGACTTCGCCAAGGACAACCCGAATCTCGTCATCAAGGGCGGTGTCCTTGACGGCAAGGCGCTGAGCGCCGACGAGATCAAGAAGCTTGCGGACCTCGAGTCCCGCGAGGTTCTGCTCGCCAAGCTGGCGGGCGCCCTGAAGGGCAAGCAGACGCAGGCTGCTCAGGTCTTCCAGGCGCTCCCGTCGAAGCTCGTCCGCACCGTGGACGCGCTTCGCGCCAAGCAGGCCGAGCAGGGCGGTGCCGAGTAA
- a CDS encoding DNA-directed RNA polymerase subunit beta', whose protein sequence is MLDVNFFDELRIGLATADDIRQWSHGEVKKPETINYRTLKPEKDGLFCEKIFGPTRDWECYCGKYKRVRFKGIICERCGVEVTRAKVRRERMGHIELAAPVTHIWYFKGVPSRLGYLLDLAPKDLEKVIYFAAYMITYVDEERRTRDLPSLEAHVSVERQQIEQRRDADLEARAKKLEADLAELEAEGAKSDVRRKVREGAEREMKQLRDRAQREIDRLDEVWNRFKNLKVQDLEGDELLYRELRDRFGTYFDGSMGAAALQKRLESFDLDEEAERLREIIRTGKGQKKTRALKRLKVVSAFLQTSNSPKGMVLDCVPVIPPDLRPMVQLDGGRFATSDLNDLYRRVINRNNRLKRLLDLGAPEIIVNNEKRMLQEAVDALFDNGRRGRPVTGPGNRPLKSLSDMLKGKQGRFRQNLLGKRVDYSARSVIVVGPQLKLHQCGLPKAMALELFKPFVMKRLVDLNHAQNIKSAKRMVERGRTVVYDVLEEVIAEHPVLLNRAPTLHRLGIQAFEPQLVEGKAIQIHPLVCTAFNADFDGDQMAVHLPLSAEAQAEARILMLSSNNILKPADGRPVTMPTQDMVLGLYFLTTDDEGRDIKGADRPFSSVAEAIMAFDAGELSLQARVDIRFPVGTIPPRGWVPPVREEGEPEWQQGDSFTLKTTLGRALFNELLPEDYPFVDYEVGKKQLSQIVNDLAERYPKVIVAATLDNLKAAGFFWATRSGVTVAISDVVVPEAKKEIVKGYEAQDEKVQKQYERGLITKDERTQELIAIWTKATNEVAEAMNENFPKTNPIFMMVNSGARGNMMQMRQIAGMRGLVSNAKNETIPRPIKASFREGLSVLEYFISTHGARKGLADTALRTADSGYLTRRLVDVSQDVIIREEDCGTDRGLRLSIAERGADGALLKAEDVETSVYARCLAEDIVVDGKVLAPAGTDLGDVLIDELILHGVSEVKTRSVLTCESAVGTCAMCYGRSLATGKLVDIGEAVGIIAAQSIGEPGTQLTMRTFHTGGVAGDDITQGLPRVVELFEARTPKGVAPISEATGRVRIEETEKTKKIVVTPDDGSDETAYPISKRARLLVSEGEHVEVGQKLTVGATNPHDVLRILGQRAVQVHLVGEVQKVYNSQGVSIHDKHIEIIIRQMLRRVTIIESGDAELLPGELVERSRFEHENRRVVQEGGHPASGRPQLMGITKASLATESWLSAASFQETTRVLTDAAINAKSDSLIGLKENVIIGKLIPAGTGLSRYRNIRVEPTEEAKAAMYSAVGYDDIDYSPFGTGSGQAVPLEDYDYGPYNQ, encoded by the coding sequence GTGCTCGACGTCAACTTCTTCGACGAGCTCCGGATCGGCCTGGCCACCGCTGACGACATCCGTCAGTGGAGCCACGGCGAGGTCAAGAAGCCCGAGACCATCAACTACCGCACCCTCAAGCCCGAGAAGGACGGACTCTTCTGCGAGAAGATCTTCGGTCCGACCCGGGACTGGGAGTGCTACTGCGGCAAGTACAAGCGTGTCCGCTTCAAGGGCATCATCTGTGAGCGCTGTGGCGTCGAGGTCACGCGCGCCAAGGTGCGCCGTGAGCGGATGGGCCACATCGAGCTGGCCGCTCCCGTCACGCACATCTGGTACTTCAAGGGCGTTCCGTCGCGGCTGGGCTACCTGCTCGACCTCGCCCCGAAGGACCTGGAGAAGGTCATCTACTTCGCCGCGTACATGATCACGTACGTGGACGAGGAGCGCCGTACCCGCGACCTGCCCTCGCTGGAGGCCCACGTCTCCGTCGAGCGCCAGCAGATCGAGCAGCGCCGGGACGCCGACCTGGAGGCCCGCGCCAAGAAGCTCGAGGCCGACCTGGCCGAGCTGGAGGCCGAGGGCGCCAAGTCGGACGTGCGCCGCAAGGTGCGCGAGGGTGCCGAGCGCGAGATGAAGCAGCTGCGCGACCGTGCGCAGCGCGAGATCGACCGGCTCGACGAGGTGTGGAACCGGTTCAAGAACCTCAAGGTCCAGGACCTGGAGGGCGACGAGCTGCTCTACCGCGAGCTGCGTGACCGCTTCGGCACGTACTTCGACGGTTCGATGGGTGCCGCGGCGCTGCAGAAGCGCCTGGAGTCCTTCGACCTGGACGAGGAGGCCGAGCGCCTCCGCGAGATCATCCGCACCGGCAAGGGTCAGAAGAAGACCCGCGCCCTGAAGCGGCTGAAGGTCGTGTCCGCGTTCCTGCAGACCTCCAACAGCCCCAAGGGCATGGTTCTGGACTGCGTCCCGGTCATCCCGCCGGACCTTCGCCCGATGGTGCAGCTGGACGGTGGCCGCTTCGCGACCTCCGACCTGAACGACCTGTACCGCCGTGTGATCAACCGGAACAACCGACTGAAGCGGCTTCTCGACCTCGGCGCGCCCGAGATCATCGTGAACAACGAGAAGCGCATGCTCCAGGAGGCCGTCGACGCGCTGTTCGACAACGGTCGTCGTGGCCGTCCGGTCACCGGTCCGGGTAACCGCCCGCTGAAGTCCCTCAGCGACATGCTGAAGGGTAAGCAGGGTCGATTCCGTCAGAACCTGCTCGGTAAGCGTGTGGACTACTCCGCGCGTTCCGTGATCGTCGTCGGTCCGCAGCTGAAGCTGCACCAGTGCGGTCTGCCGAAGGCGATGGCGCTGGAGCTCTTCAAGCCGTTCGTGATGAAGCGCCTGGTCGACCTGAACCACGCGCAGAACATCAAGAGCGCCAAGCGCATGGTGGAGCGCGGCCGCACCGTCGTGTACGACGTCCTCGAAGAGGTCATCGCCGAGCACCCGGTGCTGCTGAACCGTGCTCCCACCCTGCACCGCCTCGGCATCCAGGCCTTCGAGCCGCAGCTGGTCGAGGGCAAGGCCATCCAGATCCACCCGCTCGTCTGCACCGCGTTCAACGCGGACTTCGACGGCGACCAGATGGCCGTGCACCTGCCGCTGTCCGCGGAGGCGCAGGCCGAGGCCCGCATCCTGATGCTGTCCTCGAACAACATCCTCAAGCCGGCCGACGGCCGTCCGGTGACGATGCCGACCCAGGACATGGTGCTGGGCCTGTACTTCCTCACCACGGACGACGAGGGCCGCGACATCAAGGGCGCCGACCGTCCGTTCTCCTCGGTCGCCGAGGCGATCATGGCGTTCGACGCCGGCGAGCTGTCGCTGCAGGCCCGGGTCGACATCCGCTTCCCGGTGGGCACCATCCCGCCGCGTGGCTGGGTGCCGCCGGTCCGCGAGGAGGGCGAGCCGGAGTGGCAGCAGGGTGACAGCTTCACGCTGAAGACCACGCTGGGCCGTGCGCTCTTCAACGAGCTGCTGCCCGAGGACTACCCGTTCGTCGACTACGAGGTCGGCAAGAAGCAGCTCTCCCAGATCGTCAACGACCTGGCCGAGCGCTACCCGAAGGTCATCGTGGCGGCCACGCTCGACAACCTGAAGGCGGCCGGCTTCTTCTGGGCCACCCGTTCCGGTGTCACCGTGGCCATCTCCGACGTCGTCGTTCCCGAGGCGAAGAAGGAGATCGTCAAGGGCTACGAGGCGCAGGACGAGAAGGTCCAGAAGCAGTACGAGCGCGGTCTGATCACCAAGGACGAGCGCACCCAGGAACTCATCGCGATCTGGACCAAGGCGACCAACGAGGTCGCCGAGGCCATGAACGAGAACTTCCCGAAGACCAACCCGATCTTCATGATGGTGAACTCGGGTGCACGAGGCAACATGATGCAGATGCGTCAGATCGCCGGTATGCGTGGTCTGGTGTCGAACGCCAAGAACGAGACGATCCCGCGTCCGATCAAGGCCTCGTTCCGTGAGGGTCTGTCCGTGCTGGAGTACTTCATCTCCACGCACGGTGCCCGTAAGGGTCTGGCGGACACCGCCCTGCGTACCGCCGACTCGGGTTACCTCACCCGTCGTCTGGTCGACGTCTCGCAGGACGTCATCATCCGCGAGGAGGACTGCGGCACCGACCGTGGTCTGCGACTGTCGATCGCCGAGCGCGGCGCCGACGGTGCGCTGCTCAAGGCGGAGGACGTCGAGACGTCCGTGTACGCGCGCTGCCTCGCCGAGGACATCGTCGTGGACGGCAAGGTGCTGGCCCCGGCCGGTACCGACCTGGGCGACGTGCTCATCGACGAGCTGATCCTGCACGGCGTCTCCGAGGTCAAGACCCGCTCGGTCCTGACCTGCGAGTCCGCCGTCGGCACCTGCGCCATGTGCTACGGCCGCTCGCTGGCCACCGGCAAGCTGGTCGACATCGGTGAGGCGGTCGGCATCATCGCCGCCCAGTCCATCGGTGAGCCCGGTACCCAGCTGACGATGCGTACCTTCCACACCGGTGGTGTGGCCGGTGACGACATCACCCAGGGTCTGCCGCGTGTCGTCGAGCTCTTCGAGGCCCGTACCCCGAAGGGTGTCGCCCCGATCTCCGAGGCCACCGGCCGCGTCCGGATCGAGGAGACCGAGAAGACCAAGAAGATCGTCGTCACCCCGGACGACGGCAGCGACGAGACGGCGTACCCGATCTCGAAGCGTGCCCGACTCCTGGTCAGCGAGGGCGAGCATGTCGAGGTGGGCCAGAAGCTCACCGTGGGTGCCACCAACCCGCACGACGTGCTGCGCATCCTGGGCCAGCGTGCCGTCCAGGTCCACCTGGTCGGCGAGGTCCAGAAGGTGTACAACTCGCAGGGTGTGTCGATCCACGACAAGCACATCGAGATCATCATCCGGCAGATGCTGCGCCGTGTGACGATCATCGAGTCCGGCGACGCCGAGCTGCTGCCCGGCGAGCTGGTCGAGCGCTCGCGCTTCGAGCACGAGAACCGTCGTGTGGTCCAGGAGGGCGGTCACCCGGCCTCCGGTCGTCCGCAGCTCATGGGTATCACCAAGGCCTCGCTGGCGACCGAGTCCTGGCTGTCGGCGGCGTCCTTCCAGGAGACGACCAGGGTCCTCACGGACGCGGCGATCAACGCCAAGTCCGACTCCCTGATCGGCCTCAAGGAGAACGTCATCATCGGTAAGCTCATCCCGGCCGGTACGGGTCTGTCCCGCTACCGCAACATCCGGGTCGAGCCGACCGAGGAGGCCAAGGCCGCGATGTACTCGGCCGTCGGCTACGACGACATCGACTACTCGCCGTTCGGCACGGGCTCCGGCCAGGCCGTTCCGCTGGAGGACTACGACTACGGTCCGTACAACCAGTAA
- the rpoB gene encoding DNA-directed RNA polymerase subunit beta, producing the protein MAASRNASTANTNNGASTAPLRISFAKIKEPLEVPNLLALQTESFDWLLGNTAWQSRVEEALENGQDVPTKSGLEEIFEEISPIEDFSGSMSLTFRDHRFEPPKNSIDECKERDFTYAAPLFVTAEFTNNETGEIKSQTVFMGDFPLMTNKGTFVINGTERVVVSQLVRSPGVYFDSSIDKTSDKDIFSAKIIPSRGAWLEMEIDKRDMVGVRIDRKRKQSVTVLLKALGWTTEQILEEFGEYESMRATLEKDHTQGQDDALLDIYRKLRPGEPPTREAAQTLLENLYFNPKRYDLAKVGRYKVNKKLGTDTPLDAGVLTVEDIIATIKYLVKLHAGETETVGDSGRSIMVETDDIDHFGNRRIRSVGELIQNQVRTGLARMERVVRERMTTQDVEAITPQTLINIRPVVASIKEFFGTSQLSQFMDQNNPLSGLTHKRRLNALGPGGLSRERAGFEVRDVHPSHYGRMCPIETPEGPNIGLIGSLATYGRVNAFGFVETPYRKVNDGQVTDEVNYLTADEEDRFVIAQANAPLTDELRFAEARVLVRRRGGEVDYVAPEDVDYMDVSPRQMVSVATAMIPFLEHDDANRALMGANMMRQAVPLIQAESPLVGTGMEYRSAVDAGDVVKAEKAGVVQEVSADYITTANDDGTYITYRLAKFARSNQGTSVNQKVIVAEGDRVIEGQVLADGPATQQGEMALGKNLLVAFMPWEGHNYEDAIILSQRLVQDDVLSSIHIEEHEVDARDTKLGPEEITRDIPNVSEEVLADLDERGIIRIGAEVIAGDILVGKVTPKGETELTPEERLLRAIFGEKAREVRDTSLKVPHGETGKVIGVRVFDREEGDELPPGVNQLVRVYVAQKRKITDGDKLAGRHGNKGVISKILPIEDMPFLEDGTPVDIILNPLAVPSRMNPGQVLEIHLGWLASRGWDVSGLADEWAQRLQVIGADQVEPGTNVATPVFDGAREDELAGLLQHTIPNRDGERMVLPSGKARLFDGRSGEPFPDPISVGYMYILKLHHLVDDKLHARSTGPYSMITQQPLGGKAQFGGQRFGEMEVWALEAYGAAYALQELLTIKSDDVTGRVKVYEAIVKGENIPEPGIPESFKVLIKEMQSLCLNVEVLSSDGMSIEMRDTDEDVFRAAEELGIDLSRREPSSVEEV; encoded by the coding sequence TTGGCCGCCTCGCGCAACGCCTCGACCGCGAATACGAACAACGGCGCCAGCACCGCCCCGCTGCGCATCTCTTTTGCAAAGATCAAGGAGCCTCTCGAGGTTCCCAACCTGCTCGCGCTGCAGACCGAGAGCTTCGACTGGCTGCTCGGCAACACGGCCTGGCAGAGTCGGGTCGAGGAGGCTCTCGAGAACGGTCAGGACGTCCCCACCAAGTCCGGGCTCGAGGAGATCTTCGAGGAGATCTCCCCGATCGAGGACTTCAGCGGGTCGATGTCGCTGACCTTCCGCGACCACCGCTTCGAGCCGCCGAAGAACTCCATCGACGAGTGCAAGGAGCGTGACTTCACCTACGCGGCTCCGCTCTTCGTCACCGCCGAGTTCACCAACAACGAGACCGGCGAGATCAAGTCCCAGACGGTCTTCATGGGCGACTTCCCGCTCATGACGAACAAGGGCACCTTCGTCATCAACGGCACCGAGCGTGTCGTGGTGTCGCAGCTGGTCCGTTCGCCCGGTGTCTACTTCGACTCCAGCATCGACAAGACGTCCGACAAGGACATCTTCTCCGCCAAGATCATCCCGTCCCGGGGTGCCTGGCTGGAGATGGAGATCGACAAGCGCGACATGGTCGGTGTCCGTATCGACCGCAAGCGCAAGCAGTCCGTCACCGTCCTCCTGAAGGCGCTCGGCTGGACCACCGAGCAGATCCTCGAGGAGTTCGGCGAGTACGAGTCGATGCGCGCCACCCTGGAGAAGGACCACACCCAGGGCCAGGACGACGCGCTGCTCGACATCTACCGCAAGCTGCGTCCGGGCGAGCCCCCCACGCGTGAGGCCGCGCAGACGCTGCTGGAGAACTTGTACTTCAACCCCAAGCGCTACGACCTCGCCAAGGTCGGCCGCTACAAGGTCAACAAGAAGCTGGGTACGGACACGCCGCTGGACGCGGGCGTCCTGACCGTCGAGGACATCATCGCGACGATCAAGTACCTGGTGAAGCTGCACGCCGGTGAGACCGAGACGGTCGGCGACTCCGGTCGCTCGATCATGGTCGAGACCGACGACATCGACCACTTCGGCAACCGCCGTATCCGCAGCGTCGGCGAGCTGATCCAGAACCAGGTCCGTACGGGTCTCGCCCGTATGGAGCGCGTCGTGCGCGAGCGCATGACCACCCAGGACGTCGAGGCGATCACGCCGCAGACCCTGATCAACATCCGGCCGGTCGTCGCCTCCATCAAGGAGTTCTTCGGCACCAGCCAGCTGTCCCAGTTCATGGACCAGAACAACCCGCTGTCGGGGCTGACGCACAAGCGTCGTCTGAACGCCCTCGGCCCGGGTGGTCTGTCCCGTGAGCGGGCCGGCTTCGAGGTCCGTGACGTGCACCCGTCGCACTACGGCCGCATGTGCCCGATCGAGACGCCGGAAGGCCCGAACATCGGTCTGATCGGCTCGCTCGCCACCTACGGCCGGGTCAACGCGTTCGGTTTCGTCGAGACCCCGTACCGCAAGGTGAACGACGGCCAGGTCACCGACGAGGTGAACTACCTGACCGCCGACGAGGAGGACCGCTTCGTCATCGCGCAGGCCAACGCGCCGCTGACGGACGAGCTCCGCTTCGCCGAGGCCCGCGTCCTGGTCCGCCGCCGTGGCGGTGAGGTCGACTACGTCGCCCCCGAGGACGTGGACTACATGGACGTCTCGCCGCGCCAGATGGTGTCGGTCGCGACCGCCATGATCCCGTTCCTGGAGCACGACGACGCCAACCGTGCCCTCATGGGCGCGAACATGATGCGCCAGGCCGTTCCGCTGATCCAGGCGGAGTCCCCGCTCGTCGGCACCGGCATGGAGTACCGCTCCGCGGTCGACGCCGGCGACGTGGTCAAGGCCGAGAAGGCCGGTGTGGTCCAGGAGGTCTCCGCGGACTACATCACCACCGCCAACGACGACGGCACGTACATCACGTACCGGCTGGCCAAGTTCGCCCGCTCCAACCAGGGCACCTCGGTCAACCAGAAGGTCATCGTCGCCGAGGGCGACCGGGTCATCGAGGGCCAGGTCCTCGCCGACGGTCCGGCCACCCAGCAGGGTGAGATGGCGCTCGGCAAGAACCTGCTGGTCGCGTTCATGCCGTGGGAGGGTCACAACTACGAGGACGCGATCATCCTGTCGCAGCGCCTCGTGCAGGACGACGTCCTCTCCTCGATCCACATCGAGGAGCACGAGGTCGACGCCCGTGACACCAAGCTCGGCCCCGAGGAGATCACCCGGGACATCCCGAACGTCTCCGAGGAGGTCCTCGCCGACCTCGACGAGCGCGGCATCATCCGTATCGGTGCCGAGGTCATCGCCGGTGACATCCTCGTCGGCAAGGTCACGCCCAAGGGTGAGACCGAGCTGACGCCCGAGGAGCGCCTGCTGCGCGCGATCTTCGGTGAGAAGGCCCGCGAGGTCCGTGACACCTCGCTGAAGGTGCCGCACGGCGAGACCGGCAAGGTCATCGGTGTGCGCGTCTTCGACCGCGAGGAGGGCGACGAGCTGCCGCCGGGCGTGAACCAGCTGGTCCGCGTCTACGTCGCGCAGAAGCGCAAGATCACCGACGGTGACAAGCTCGCCGGCCGGCACGGCAACAAGGGCGTCATCTCGAAGATCCTGCCGATCGAGGACATGCCGTTCCTGGAGGACGGCACCCCGGTCGACATCATCCTCAACCCGCTGGCTGTGCCGTCCCGAATGAACCCGGGACAGGTCCTGGAGATCCACCTCGGCTGGCTCGCCAGCCGCGGCTGGGACGTCTCCGGCCTCGCCGACGAGTGGGCGCAGCGCCTGCAGGTCATCGGCGCCGACCAGGTCGAGCCCGGCACCAACGTCGCCACCCCGGTCTTCGACGGTGCGCGTGAGGACGAGCTCGCGGGTCTGCTGCAGCACACCATTCCGAACCGCGACGGCGAGCGCATGGTGCTCCCGTCCGGCAAGGCGCGGCTGTTCGACGGCCGTAGCGGTGAGCCGTTCCCGGACCCGATCTCGGTCGGCTACATGTACATCCTGAAGCTGCACCACCTGGTCGACGACAAGCTGCACGCCCGTTCGACCGGTCCGTACTCGATGATCACCCAGCAGCCGCTGGGTGGTAAGGCCCAGTTCGGTGGCCAGCGGTTCGGCGAGATGGAGGTGTGGGCACTCGAGGCGTACGGCGCCGCCTACGCCCTCCAGGAGCTGCTGACCATCAAGTCCGACGACGTCACCGGCCGCGTGAAGGTCTACGAGGCCATCGTCAAGGGCGAGAACATCCCCGAACCCGGCATCCCCGAGTCCTTCAAGGTGCTCATCAAGGAGATGCAGTCCCTGTGCCTGAACGTGGAGGTGCTGTCCAGCGACGGTATGTCCATCGAGATGCGTGACACCGACGAGGACGTCTTCCGCGCTGCGGAGGAGCTCGGCATCGACCTGTCCCGGCGCGAGCCGAGCAGCGTCGAAGAGGTCTGA